From the genome of Sulfitobacter pacificus, one region includes:
- a CDS encoding DUF3305 domain-containing protein, translating to MPLGIVIRRVPGVTRWVSHVWQAVAVLPGAGDATWKELRRDGDAVEYHAATLPLELFRTDTEAYLHGLSAKIPAIYVVMRETNDPHPLEVVLATASPYEAQDYADTGEELVEKIPMPEGLIAWIRDYVELHHEDEVFIKRRRDKSRVDRQEDGIGDARIRQTSDVYRAPSKKAALQ from the coding sequence CACATGTTTGGCAGGCGGTTGCCGTGTTGCCCGGTGCAGGTGACGCCACTTGGAAAGAGCTGCGCCGTGATGGTGACGCCGTCGAATACCACGCCGCGACCCTGCCGCTTGAGCTGTTTCGCACCGATACCGAGGCCTATCTGCACGGGCTTTCAGCCAAAATTCCCGCGATTTACGTGGTGATGCGCGAAACCAACGACCCACATCCACTTGAGGTTGTTCTGGCAACGGCCTCTCCCTATGAGGCGCAGGATTACGCTGATACCGGCGAGGAGCTGGTCGAAAAGATCCCGATGCCCGAAGGGCTGATCGCGTGGATTCGTGACTATGTCGAATTGCATCACGAAGATGAGGTTTTTATCAAACGGCGGCGGGACAAATCCCGCGTGGACCGACAGGAAGACGGCATTGGCGATGCCCGCATCCGCCAGACCTCTGACGTCTATCGCGCACCCTCCAAGAAGGCGGCACTGCAATGA
- a CDS encoding DUF3306 domain-containing protein produces the protein MSRGDFWARRKAGVQAEEQAAKRALEEQALQQEHLALEEKTDAEILAELDLPDPDLLKMGDDFSAFMAKAVPDRIRRRALRMLWRSNPVLANVDMLVDYGEDFTDSAMVVENMQTAYQVGKGMLKHIEEMARQAEERENPPEVQDPETPETDEAPMQPDDAEHDTLVSADQTASTTIASVDAPNEDADDVRSGPTPRRMKFTIKESVA, from the coding sequence ATGAGCCGCGGTGATTTCTGGGCGCGCCGCAAGGCGGGCGTACAGGCCGAGGAACAGGCGGCCAAACGTGCGTTGGAAGAACAGGCCTTGCAGCAAGAGCATTTGGCCCTGGAAGAAAAGACCGACGCAGAGATTTTGGCAGAACTGGATCTGCCCGACCCGGATCTTTTGAAAATGGGTGACGATTTTTCGGCCTTCATGGCCAAGGCGGTGCCGGACAGGATCCGGCGGCGGGCCTTACGCATGCTCTGGCGTTCCAACCCGGTGTTGGCAAACGTTGATATGCTGGTCGATTATGGCGAGGATTTCACCGATTCCGCGATGGTCGTCGAGAACATGCAAACCGCCTATCAGGTCGGCAAAGGCATGTTGAAACACATAGAGGAAATGGCCCGTCAGGCAGAGGAACGCGAGAACCCGCCAGAGGTGCAGGATCCCGAAACACCCGAAACCGACGAGGCACCAATGCAACCCGATGACGCAGAACACGACACTCTTGTGTCGGCGGACCAGACGGCATCTACGACTATCGCATCGGTTGACGCCCCAAATGAGGATGCGGATGATGTTCGTTCTGGACCAACCCCGCGCAGGATGA